A genomic window from Litoreibacter janthinus includes:
- a CDS encoding class I SAM-dependent methyltransferase — MTDVAAQYEAFPYPERDPKDEKARLITGSPSHPLELDHHLFGGQRDWSVTIRILVAGGGTGDALIQLAQVLTSAGRAYEITYIDLSTASRKVAEARAKTRGLKGITFITGSLLDAPQYGPFDYIDCCGVLHHLPEPQDGFDALAAAVAPEGGIGLMVYAPFGRSGVYPLQDAFGALTQGLSPQQKLARAKAMFKALPEGHPFKRNPHLVDHKQSDAGFYDLLLHSQDRPYRIDQLSQSLSNSGLAIGGLPQAFLYDLERFTQRPDGMDDVTAMALAEKLDGTIKTHVVYARLKSSSPKVAGQSDRAVPHLKGVSAGALAKVVASTGEIPVTLNGVTHKVSLPKQAGRVIAGIDGRRDIAALRAGAGLDPLAWAATWPKTSRTLEQFGLLLYSRLLT; from the coding sequence ATGACTGACGTCGCCGCCCAGTATGAAGCGTTTCCATATCCTGAACGCGACCCGAAGGACGAAAAGGCGCGTCTCATCACGGGGTCACCGTCCCATCCGTTGGAGTTAGACCACCATCTGTTCGGCGGGCAGCGGGATTGGTCCGTCACCATCCGCATTCTGGTCGCGGGCGGCGGGACTGGGGATGCGCTCATTCAACTGGCTCAGGTTCTGACCAGCGCGGGGCGGGCTTACGAGATCACTTACATCGATCTGTCTACCGCATCTCGCAAAGTCGCCGAGGCCCGCGCCAAAACGCGTGGCCTCAAGGGCATCACTTTTATCACAGGCAGCTTGCTGGATGCTCCGCAATACGGCCCTTTTGATTATATCGATTGTTGCGGAGTGCTGCATCACTTGCCGGAACCGCAAGACGGGTTCGATGCGCTTGCAGCTGCGGTGGCCCCCGAGGGTGGTATCGGGCTGATGGTTTATGCCCCTTTTGGGCGCTCTGGTGTGTACCCGTTGCAAGATGCGTTTGGCGCGCTTACCCAAGGCCTGTCCCCCCAACAGAAACTGGCGCGCGCCAAAGCAATGTTTAAGGCGCTGCCAGAGGGGCATCCCTTCAAGCGGAACCCGCATTTGGTGGACCACAAGCAAAGTGATGCAGGGTTTTATGATTTGCTGCTGCACTCGCAGGACCGGCCCTATCGGATTGACCAACTTTCCCAATCGCTTAGCAACTCTGGTCTGGCCATCGGAGGCCTCCCGCAGGCTTTCCTCTACGACTTGGAGCGTTTCACCCAACGGCCTGACGGTATGGACGACGTCACGGCGATGGCACTTGCGGAAAAGTTGGACGGAACGATCAAAACACATGTCGTCTACGCGCGGTTGAAGTCATCTTCACCCAAAGTCGCTGGGCAATCTGACCGCGCTGTGCCGCATCTGAAGGGAGTATCTGCCGGAGCACTGGCCAAGGTTGTGGCGTCAACTGGCGAGATTCCGGTGACTCTGAACGGCGTGACGCACAAAGTATCGCTTCCCAAACAGGCCGGACGCGTCATCGCGGGCATAGATGGTCGTCGCGACATTGCCGCCTTACGGGCGGGGGCGGGGCTGGATCCGTTGGCTTGGGCTGCAACATGGCCAAAGACGTCGCGAACATTGGAGCAGTTCGGACTGCTGCTCTATTCGCGCCTATTGACCTAA
- a CDS encoding bifunctional alpha/beta hydrolase/OsmC family protein, giving the protein MGIERINFTGHSGASLAARLDMPDGPHLATALFAHCFTCSKDISAAKRISARLAGMGIAVMRFDFTGLGHSDGEFENTTFTSNVDDLLLAAEHLESLGMAPTLLIGHSLGGAAILKAAPRIKSAKAVVTIGAPFDPAHVTHNFKDALSDIQSKGVGEVVLGGRPIRIGRDFVEDIAAENLVDSIRNLKKSLLILHAPLDETVSIENAAQIFQHAKHPKSFVTLCHSDHLISRPDDAEYVATVIAGWASRDLELRPPAPPIGAPEGVVRVTEADPDGFLQDINSGPRHHIQADEPLAYGGTNRGMSPYGLLASGLGACTSMTIRMYARRKKWPLTRVWVDVTHNAMHAQDAGGPSKIDRFNREIHLEGDLDEAQRQRLLEIADKCPVHKTLESGAEIKTVLAD; this is encoded by the coding sequence ATGGGCATTGAACGCATAAACTTCACCGGCCATTCCGGTGCATCGCTAGCGGCACGTCTGGACATGCCGGACGGCCCGCACCTTGCGACCGCACTTTTTGCGCATTGCTTCACATGCTCGAAAGACATCTCCGCCGCCAAGCGCATCTCGGCGCGCCTCGCGGGAATGGGGATCGCCGTCATGCGCTTCGACTTTACCGGTCTTGGGCATTCGGATGGCGAATTCGAAAACACCACCTTCACCTCCAACGTCGATGACCTGCTGCTCGCCGCAGAGCATCTGGAGAGTCTTGGCATGGCCCCGACCCTGCTCATCGGTCATTCCCTTGGCGGAGCCGCGATCTTGAAGGCCGCGCCGCGCATCAAATCCGCCAAAGCGGTTGTGACCATTGGAGCGCCTTTTGATCCGGCGCATGTCACGCATAATTTTAAAGACGCCTTGTCAGATATCCAATCCAAAGGCGTGGGCGAGGTAGTGTTGGGTGGCCGCCCGATCCGGATCGGGCGCGACTTCGTGGAAGACATCGCGGCAGAGAACCTCGTGGACTCCATTCGCAATCTCAAGAAGTCCCTTCTGATCTTGCACGCCCCGCTCGACGAAACCGTCAGCATTGAGAATGCCGCGCAGATCTTCCAGCACGCCAAGCATCCAAAGAGCTTCGTGACCCTGTGCCATTCCGACCACCTGATTTCCCGACCCGATGACGCGGAGTATGTGGCGACTGTCATCGCAGGTTGGGCGTCACGCGATCTGGAATTGCGCCCGCCTGCCCCACCCATTGGTGCGCCAGAGGGCGTCGTTCGGGTGACGGAGGCTGATCCCGATGGATTTTTGCAGGACATCAACTCCGGCCCGCGCCACCACATCCAAGCGGATGAGCCGCTTGCCTATGGCGGGACAAATCGCGGCATGTCGCCTTACGGCCTTCTGGCCTCAGGCTTGGGGGCTTGCACTTCAATGACCATTCGCATGTATGCCCGCCGCAAGAAGTGGCCCCTTACCCGCGTGTGGGTGGATGTAACACACAACGCCATGCACGCGCAGGATGCCGGCGGACCGTCCAAAATTGACCGCTTCAACCGTGAGATTCATCTTGAGGGTGACCTGGACGAGGCGCAGAGGCAACGCCTGCTAGAGATCGCGGACAAATGCCCCGTTCACAAGACGCTTGAGTCTGGCGCTGAAATCAAAACAGTTCTAGCAGATTGA
- the mmsB gene encoding 3-hydroxyisobutyrate dehydrogenase — translation MKIGFIGLGNMGAPMASNLAKAGHDVVGFDIANQPPAGVNAAKTVTEAATDMDVVITMLPNGAILRSVADQVIPAMRQGATLLDCSTVDVESARAVADKAQAGGLMAVDAPVSGGIGGAAAGTLTFMAGGTDEGFASVAPLFDVMGQKAVHCGPSGNGQAAKICNNMILGVTMIGTCEAFALADKLGLDRQKMFDVVSTSSGYSWTMNAYCPAPGVGPQSPADNDYQPGFAADLMLKDLRLSQQAAEASDADTPMGARATELYAQFVEEEDGAGRDFSAMLPRFVSRRRH, via the coding sequence ATGAAAATCGGATTTATCGGACTTGGAAATATGGGGGCACCCATGGCGTCCAACCTCGCAAAAGCAGGGCATGACGTTGTAGGCTTCGACATCGCCAACCAACCGCCTGCAGGCGTGAACGCCGCGAAGACCGTCACCGAAGCTGCGACGGACATGGATGTCGTCATCACCATGCTTCCCAATGGTGCAATCCTGCGGAGCGTCGCGGATCAGGTGATCCCCGCAATGCGCCAAGGGGCGACCCTGTTGGACTGCTCGACCGTCGACGTCGAAAGTGCGCGCGCCGTTGCGGACAAGGCCCAAGCAGGTGGATTGATGGCTGTGGACGCCCCCGTCTCTGGCGGGATTGGCGGCGCTGCGGCCGGCACACTGACCTTCATGGCCGGCGGCACAGATGAGGGTTTTGCCTCTGTCGCCCCGTTGTTCGACGTGATGGGGCAAAAGGCCGTTCACTGCGGCCCATCGGGCAACGGTCAGGCCGCCAAGATTTGCAACAACATGATTCTGGGTGTCACAATGATCGGCACCTGCGAGGCCTTCGCGTTGGCAGACAAGCTCGGGCTGGACCGCCAGAAGATGTTTGATGTGGTGTCCACATCTTCGGGCTACTCTTGGACCATGAACGCCTATTGCCCCGCTCCGGGTGTGGGCCCACAGAGCCCTGCTGATAACGACTATCAACCCGGATTTGCAGCCGACCTGATGCTGAAAGACCTGCGACTGAGCCAGCAAGCTGCAGAAGCCTCGGACGCAGACACACCAATGGGCGCTCGTGCGACTGAGCTTTATGCACAATTCGTCGAGGAAGAAGACGGTGCAGGGCGCGATTTCTCGGCAATGCTGCCGCGCTTCGTCTCACGTCGGCGGCATTAA
- a CDS encoding histidine phosphatase family protein produces MASRYPELYILRHGETEWNVSGRMQGRLHSPLTEKGIAQAHTQQRILANVDLSAARIISSPQIRALHTALEIFGDAGHEINTDPSLREIDVGKWQGRMRAELSISGDPRMTVDGPLAFYEQAEGGEGFPALRQRCEAFLGALAGPAVLVTHGITSRMLRVVALNLPNEAMEDLPGGQGVVFHLKDGHHEVLK; encoded by the coding sequence ATGGCCAGTCGCTATCCGGAGTTATACATTTTGCGCCACGGCGAGACGGAATGGAACGTCTCGGGTCGCATGCAAGGACGGCTGCATTCCCCGCTGACAGAGAAAGGGATCGCGCAGGCTCATACGCAGCAGCGTATCTTGGCCAACGTGGACCTTTCAGCAGCTCGGATCATATCCAGCCCGCAAATTCGGGCGTTGCATACTGCGTTGGAAATCTTTGGCGATGCGGGGCACGAGATCAACACGGATCCGTCGCTCAGGGAAATCGATGTAGGTAAGTGGCAAGGGCGGATGCGTGCGGAGCTGTCCATTAGCGGTGATCCGAGGATGACGGTGGACGGTCCACTGGCGTTCTACGAACAGGCCGAGGGCGGCGAAGGCTTTCCGGCCTTAAGACAGCGTTGTGAGGCGTTTCTAGGGGCGCTGGCGGGGCCTGCCGTGCTGGTCACCCATGGGATCACCTCGCGGATGCTGCGAGTGGTCGCGCTAAATTTGCCGAATGAGGCGATGGAGGATTTGCCGGGCGGGCAGGGCGTGGTTTTTCATTTGAAAGATGGCCACCACGAGGTTCTGAAATAA
- the uvrA gene encoding excinuclease ABC subunit UvrA: MAELKNIEVRGAREHNLKNIDVDIPRDQLVVITGLSGSGKSSLAFDTIYAEGQRRYVESLSAYARQFLDMMEKPDVDHISGLSPAISIEQKTTSKNPRSTVGTVTEIYDYMRLLFARVGTPYSPATGKPIEAQQVQDMVDRVMTMEEGTRGYLLAPIIRDRKGEYRKEFMELAKQGFQRVKVDGEFYELDSPPTLDKKYRHDIDVVVDRIIVREGLETRLADSFRTALDLADGITILETAPKEGEPERITFSEKFACPVSGFTIPEIEPRLFSFNAPFGACPECDGLGVELFFDERLVVPDQTLKLYDGALAPWRKGKSPYFLQTIEAIANHYEFDKNTPWKNLDAHVKQVFLYGSGDDEIPFRYDEGGRVYQVTRSFEGVIPNMERRYRETDSNWIREEFERYQNNRKCHVCEGYRLRPEALAVKIDGLHAGQVVEMSIKEAFDWCENVPAALSKQKNEIARAILKEIRERLGFLNNVGLEYLTLSRNAGTLSGGESQRIRLASQIGSGLTGVLYVLDEPSIGLHQRDNDRLLTTLKNLRDQGNTVIVVEHDEEAIREADYVFDIGPGAGVHGGQVVAKGTPAEVAATEGSITGEYLTGKRQIPVRSERRKGNKKKLTVVKASGNNLHDVTVDFPLGKFVCVTGVSGGGKSTLTIETLFKTASMTLNGARQTPAPCETIKGLEHLDKVIDIDQRPIGRTPRSNPATYTGAFTPIRDWFAGLPESKARGYKPGRFSFNVKGGRCEACQGDGVIKIEMHFLPDVYVECETCKGARYNRETLEVKFKGKSIADVLNMTVEDAQDFFKAVPSIREKMDALMRVGLGYIKVGQQATTLSGGEAQRVKLSKELAKRSTGRTLYILDEPTTGLHFEDVKKLLEVLHELVDQGNSVIVIEHNLDVVKTADHIIDIGPEGGDGGGQVVATGTPEQVAEVDGSYTGYYLKPMLQPKKPLPKVIDKKKVAAE, from the coding sequence ATGGCTGAGTTGAAGAACATCGAAGTGCGCGGCGCGCGCGAGCACAATCTGAAGAACATCGACGTAGACATCCCCCGCGATCAGCTTGTGGTGATCACAGGGCTGTCGGGCTCTGGCAAGTCGTCGCTCGCTTTCGATACGATCTATGCCGAAGGGCAGCGCCGATATGTCGAGTCGCTGTCGGCCTATGCGCGTCAGTTCCTTGATATGATGGAAAAGCCGGATGTGGATCACATCTCTGGGCTTAGTCCTGCCATTTCCATTGAGCAAAAGACAACGTCGAAGAACCCGCGCTCGACCGTCGGGACGGTCACTGAGATTTATGACTACATGCGCCTGCTGTTTGCCCGCGTCGGCACGCCGTATTCGCCGGCCACGGGTAAACCGATCGAGGCTCAACAGGTCCAAGATATGGTTGACCGCGTTATGACGATGGAGGAGGGGACGCGCGGCTATCTGCTGGCTCCGATCATTCGCGACCGCAAAGGCGAATACCGCAAGGAATTCATGGAGCTGGCCAAGCAAGGCTTTCAACGTGTCAAAGTCGACGGCGAGTTCTACGAGCTCGACAGCCCCCCGACGCTGGACAAGAAATACCGACACGACATCGACGTCGTGGTTGACCGCATTATCGTGCGCGAAGGGCTGGAAACTCGGCTTGCGGACAGCTTCCGAACAGCGCTTGATCTGGCGGATGGGATCACCATTCTGGAAACCGCTCCGAAGGAAGGTGAGCCCGAGCGAATTACATTCTCGGAGAAATTTGCCTGCCCTGTTTCCGGCTTCACCATCCCCGAAATTGAGCCGCGCCTGTTTTCATTCAACGCGCCATTCGGGGCTTGCCCTGAATGTGACGGCCTAGGGGTTGAGTTGTTCTTTGACGAGCGCCTTGTCGTGCCTGACCAGACGCTCAAGCTGTACGATGGGGCGCTTGCGCCTTGGCGGAAGGGCAAAAGTCCGTATTTCCTTCAGACCATCGAAGCCATCGCAAACCACTACGAATTCGACAAAAACACCCCTTGGAAGAACCTTGATGCCCATGTGAAGCAGGTATTCCTCTATGGTTCGGGCGATGATGAAATTCCGTTCCGCTATGACGAGGGTGGTCGTGTCTATCAGGTGACCCGCAGTTTCGAAGGCGTCATTCCGAATATGGAGCGCCGCTACCGCGAGACGGACAGTAACTGGATTCGCGAAGAGTTTGAACGGTACCAGAACAACCGCAAATGCCATGTCTGCGAAGGATACCGTCTTCGCCCCGAGGCCTTGGCCGTGAAGATCGATGGCTTGCACGCGGGCCAAGTGGTTGAGATGTCGATCAAGGAAGCGTTCGACTGGTGCGAGAATGTTCCCGCCGCCTTGAGCAAACAGAAAAACGAGATCGCACGGGCAATCCTGAAAGAGATCCGCGAGCGCTTGGGCTTTCTGAACAATGTGGGTCTTGAGTATCTGACACTGTCGCGCAACGCGGGCACGTTGTCGGGTGGTGAAAGCCAGCGTATCCGACTGGCGAGCCAGATCGGCTCCGGCCTGACCGGGGTTCTTTACGTGCTCGACGAGCCGTCGATTGGCCTCCATCAACGTGACAATGATCGGCTGCTGACGACGCTGAAGAATCTACGTGACCAAGGCAATACCGTGATTGTGGTGGAGCATGACGAAGAGGCCATTCGTGAAGCGGATTATGTCTTTGATATAGGCCCAGGGGCAGGGGTGCATGGCGGTCAGGTCGTGGCCAAAGGTACGCCAGCTGAAGTCGCCGCGACCGAAGGCTCGATCACCGGCGAATACCTGACAGGCAAACGCCAAATCCCTGTGCGATCCGAGCGGCGCAAAGGAAACAAGAAGAAGCTGACCGTCGTGAAAGCGTCGGGAAACAACTTACATGACGTTACCGTCGATTTCCCTTTGGGCAAATTTGTCTGCGTCACGGGTGTGTCCGGCGGTGGAAAGTCCACGCTGACCATTGAGACTCTGTTCAAAACGGCGTCGATGACGCTGAACGGCGCGCGTCAAACTCCGGCCCCTTGCGAGACGATCAAGGGTCTGGAACACCTCGACAAAGTTATCGACATCGACCAGCGCCCTATTGGGCGCACACCGCGCTCTAACCCTGCGACCTACACGGGGGCTTTCACACCGATCCGCGACTGGTTCGCAGGGCTGCCAGAGTCCAAGGCGCGAGGCTACAAGCCCGGTCGCTTCTCGTTCAACGTGAAGGGCGGGCGGTGCGAGGCCTGCCAAGGTGACGGCGTCATTAAGATCGAGATGCACTTCCTGCCCGACGTTTATGTTGAATGCGAAACCTGTAAGGGCGCGCGGTACAACCGTGAAACTCTCGAGGTCAAGTTCAAGGGCAAATCAATCGCAGACGTTCTGAACATGACGGTGGAAGACGCACAGGATTTCTTCAAGGCGGTGCCCTCGATCCGCGAGAAGATGGACGCGCTCATGCGGGTGGGGCTGGGCTACATCAAGGTTGGCCAGCAGGCCACAACGCTATCCGGCGGCGAAGCGCAACGGGTGAAATTGTCTAAAGAACTCGCCAAACGCTCGACCGGCCGCACGTTGTATATTTTGGACGAGCCGACCACTGGGCTGCACTTTGAAGATGTGAAGAAGTTGCTCGAAGTGCTTCATGAGCTGGTCGATCAAGGCAACTCCGTCATCGTGATTGAGCACAATTTGGACGTCGTGAAGACTGCCGACCACATCATCGACATTGGGCCTGAAGGCGGCGATGGCGGTGGTCAGGTCGTGGCAACCGGCACGCCGGAACAGGTGGCGGAGGTCGACGGCTCTTACACAGGCTATTATCTCAAGCCGATGTTGCAGCCCAAGAAGCCCCTGCCGAAGGTGATCGATAAGAAGAAGGTGGCAGCGGAGTGA
- the dddP gene encoding dimethylsulfonioproprionate lyase DddP, with protein MNTHFRDTRKIDPSKGMRLGDGNLNDNDRIEIGPTLLAYQEWEEAGLALPDLERMREFRWTRLTQHIVERDWGGLLMFDPLNIRYATDSTNMQLWNTHNPFRAVLLCADGYMVIWDYKNSPFLSKFNPLVREQRSGADLFYFDRGDRIDVAADVFATQVRELIAEHGGSNSRIGVDKIMIHGLRALEAQGFEVMPGEECTEKSRSIKGTDEILAMRAACFSCEAAVLEMENFARLNVPNGGTSEDDIWAVLHAENIRRGGEWIETRLLASGQRTNPWFQECGPRITQNNEIISFDTDLVGAYGICCDISRSWWIGDEAPRQDMIDAMKHGHEHIMTNMEMLKPGISINELSARTHVLHDKFQAQKYGCLMHGVGLCDEWPLVAYPGKHVDGAFDYELQPGMTLCVEALVGEVGGDFSIKLEDQVLITEDGYENLTKYPFDAALMGGS; from the coding sequence ATGAACACCCATTTTCGCGACACTCGAAAAATCGACCCCAGCAAAGGCATGCGACTGGGTGATGGCAACCTTAATGACAATGACCGGATCGAGATCGGCCCAACCCTGCTGGCCTATCAAGAATGGGAGGAGGCTGGTCTTGCCCTGCCCGATCTCGAACGCATGCGCGAATTTCGCTGGACCCGCCTGACCCAACATATCGTCGAACGCGACTGGGGCGGATTGCTGATGTTTGATCCGCTCAACATCCGCTACGCCACAGACAGCACGAATATGCAGCTTTGGAACACTCACAATCCGTTCCGCGCGGTGCTGCTATGCGCGGACGGCTACATGGTAATTTGGGATTATAAGAACTCGCCTTTCCTGTCGAAATTCAATCCTCTCGTGCGTGAACAACGCTCTGGCGCGGATTTGTTTTATTTCGACCGAGGGGACAGGATCGACGTCGCAGCAGATGTGTTCGCGACACAGGTTCGGGAGTTGATAGCGGAACATGGTGGAAGCAACTCTCGCATCGGTGTCGACAAGATCATGATCCACGGCTTACGCGCGTTGGAAGCGCAAGGGTTCGAAGTCATGCCCGGCGAGGAATGCACTGAAAAATCGCGGTCGATCAAGGGGACAGACGAAATTCTAGCCATGCGCGCGGCGTGTTTCTCTTGTGAGGCAGCCGTTTTAGAGATGGAAAACTTCGCGCGCCTGAACGTCCCCAACGGAGGCACCAGCGAGGATGATATTTGGGCGGTGCTCCACGCAGAAAACATCCGCCGCGGCGGCGAGTGGATCGAAACGCGCCTTTTGGCCTCGGGTCAGCGGACCAACCCTTGGTTCCAAGAATGCGGCCCACGCATTACGCAAAACAACGAGATCATCAGCTTCGACACCGACTTGGTTGGCGCATACGGCATCTGTTGTGACATCTCGCGCAGTTGGTGGATCGGGGACGAGGCACCGCGCCAAGACATGATCGATGCGATGAAACACGGGCACGAGCATATCATGACAAATATGGAAATGCTGAAGCCCGGCATCTCGATCAATGAATTGAGTGCCCGCACCCATGTCCTGCACGACAAGTTTCAGGCCCAAAAATACGGATGCCTGATGCACGGGGTTGGCCTGTGCGACGAGTGGCCGTTGGTGGCCTATCCTGGAAAGCATGTTGATGGCGCCTTCGATTATGAGCTTCAGCCGGGTATGACTCTGTGCGTTGAAGCCTTGGTGGGTGAGGTCGGAGGCGACTTTTCGATTAAGCTCGAAGATCAGGTTTTGATCACCGAGGACGGCTACGAAAATCTCACGAAATATCCGTTCGATGCCGCGCTCATGGGCGGAAGCTGA
- a CDS encoding heme-dependent oxidative N-demethylase family protein, giving the protein MEPILQSHLPFAPWMEDRTRRLPGVVPLAYSDWLQVDDAYSAQLAYKARLLREKRAAVLMCDPQCIAPAQELLETALTHLPAGFSRGEAVLCPDGRAIEPDFNAPFETLSTLFQEDFVILQKQGDVHVLTGALLCFPASWSLADKFGKPLTAIHDPVEEYDDMLARKVERMFSAIRVDQPLTRSNALIYADPDLHHPRRGSDALRDAGQTGFIRSERQCMLRLQKTQAVVFSIHTYLVREASLSAKQAEGLRDHPIIFEGAAS; this is encoded by the coding sequence ATGGAGCCAATTCTGCAAAGTCACTTGCCATTCGCGCCGTGGATGGAAGACCGAACCCGCCGCTTACCTGGCGTGGTGCCGCTCGCTTACTCGGACTGGTTGCAGGTCGATGACGCTTATTCGGCGCAGCTTGCCTACAAGGCACGACTTCTACGCGAGAAACGCGCTGCGGTTCTGATGTGCGATCCTCAATGCATCGCGCCAGCGCAAGAGCTGCTCGAAACAGCGCTGACCCATCTGCCAGCCGGATTTTCCCGAGGTGAGGCAGTTCTATGTCCCGATGGCCGCGCAATCGAACCTGATTTCAACGCGCCATTCGAAACCCTGTCTACGCTGTTTCAAGAAGATTTCGTGATCCTGCAAAAGCAGGGCGATGTGCATGTGCTCACCGGCGCACTTTTGTGTTTCCCCGCGAGCTGGTCTTTGGCCGACAAATTTGGAAAGCCGCTCACGGCGATCCACGATCCAGTCGAGGAGTATGACGACATGCTTGCGCGAAAGGTAGAGCGGATGTTTAGTGCGATACGGGTCGATCAACCGCTGACGCGGAGCAACGCGCTGATCTACGCCGATCCCGACCTGCATCATCCCCGACGTGGCTCCGACGCCCTTCGCGATGCCGGCCAAACCGGCTTCATCCGGTCGGAACGCCAATGCATGCTCCGCCTGCAAAAAACGCAGGCTGTCGTGTTCTCGATCCACACCTATCTGGTGCGCGAAGCAAGCCTGTCTGCAAAGCAGGCCGAAGGACTGCGCGACCACCCAATCATTTTTGAAGGGGCTGCATCATGA
- a CDS encoding HU family DNA-binding protein — protein MATKPKTTGTKKTKRSTTRAASTTPKAAAKTAPKATVVSTKSVNPDVSITADAPEWTKKEMVARMVAKSGMKKGDARRALEATMDALADALREGNNLSLPPLGKIKIARTKDTPNGKMVVLRAKLKEPKPDLPNEPLAEAAE, from the coding sequence ATGGCTACCAAACCTAAAACCACAGGTACGAAGAAGACCAAACGGTCCACTACACGGGCTGCAAGCACTACACCTAAGGCTGCCGCCAAGACGGCGCCGAAAGCCACAGTCGTGTCGACCAAATCGGTGAATCCGGATGTTTCGATCACTGCCGACGCGCCTGAATGGACCAAAAAAGAAATGGTCGCGCGCATGGTCGCCAAAAGCGGCATGAAGAAGGGCGACGCCCGTCGTGCCCTCGAAGCAACCATGGATGCGCTCGCTGATGCGCTGCGCGAAGGCAACAATCTGTCGCTGCCTCCCTTGGGTAAAATCAAGATTGCACGCACCAAGGATACGCCAAATGGCAAGATGGTTGTGCTCCGCGCCAAGCTGAAAGAACCGAAGCCGGACCTCCCCAATGAGCCACTTGCAGAAGCGGCAGAGTAA
- a CDS encoding GNAT family N-acetyltransferase, which translates to MKTSLNHVRIRRLDDADLGAVAEVQLHSWRGTYADVLPRDYLGAPMERDIAQRWSAGLTECDLLFGAFDTSGKILGFAATRLGEEPYLDNLHMLEAARGGGASYLLMAHLADALAALGGHTLWLTVVDTNLRARAFYRRLGGVEGTAGSDQMFGQTVTSLPVRWEDLAELSKNARQVVSPLDEVDTGT; encoded by the coding sequence ATGAAGACATCTCTCAACCATGTTCGCATCCGCCGATTGGATGACGCTGACCTAGGCGCTGTTGCTGAAGTGCAGTTGCATAGCTGGCGCGGCACCTATGCGGATGTTTTACCTCGGGATTATCTCGGCGCGCCGATGGAACGCGACATCGCGCAACGCTGGTCGGCGGGACTGACCGAGTGTGATCTGCTGTTTGGTGCCTTCGATACCTCAGGAAAGATTCTCGGGTTTGCGGCGACTCGCCTGGGAGAAGAGCCCTATCTCGACAATTTGCATATGCTGGAAGCGGCGAGGGGCGGGGGAGCCTCCTATCTGCTCATGGCACATCTCGCCGACGCGTTAGCAGCGCTTGGGGGGCATACTCTCTGGCTGACGGTTGTGGACACGAACTTGCGTGCGCGCGCGTTCTACCGCCGTCTTGGCGGGGTCGAAGGAACCGCTGGCTCCGACCAGATGTTCGGGCAAACGGTCACGAGCCTTCCCGTCCGTTGGGAAGATCTTGCAGAATTGTCGAAAAACGCACGGCAGGTCGTATCGCCGCTTGACGAGGTCGATACAGGGACATAA